A window of the Electrophorus electricus isolate fEleEle1 chromosome 11, fEleEle1.pri, whole genome shotgun sequence genome harbors these coding sequences:
- the slc25a16 gene encoding graves disease carrier protein isoform X2 → MATEASVASAGQPQIQGPTQFDLYYWLRSFVAGGVAGCCAKTTIAPLDRVKILLQAHNPHYKHLGVFATLRAVPKKEGFLGLYKGNGAMMVRIFPYGAIQFMAFDNYKKFLSTKLGISGHIHRLMAGSLAGMTAVICTYPLDVIRARLAFQVTGEHRYTGIANAFYTIYLKEGGISGFYRGLTPTIIGMAPYAGFSFFTFGTLKSLGLHHFPELLGKPSLDNPDVLVLKTHVNLLCGGIAGAIAQTLSYPLDVARRRMQLGAVLPDSDRCLTLTNTLKHVYSQYGITKGLYRGLSLNYIRCVPSQAVAFTTYEFMKQVLHLN, encoded by the exons ATGGCGACAGAGGCTTCAGTGGCCTCAGCTGGTCAGCCTCAAATTCAAGGCCCTACTCAGTTCGACCTCTACTACTGGCTCCGCTCATTTGTAGCAGGAG gtgtagcAGGATGTTGTGCCAAGACCACCATTGCACCTCTGGATAGAGTGAAAATCTTACTTCAAGCTCATAATCCTCATTACAAACACTTGG gggttTTTGCTACTCTCAGGGCTGTGCCAAAAAAAGAGGGCTTCCTTGGTTTGTACAAAGGGAATGGGGCAATGATGGTGAGAATATTCCCATATGGAGCCATTCAGTTTATGGCCTTTGACAACTACAAGAAG TTCCTTAGTACAAAGCTTGGTATATCTGGGCACATTCACCGACTTATGGCTGGTTCTTTGGCAG GAATGACTGCAGTCATTTGCACTTATCCTCTCGATGTGATCCGAGCTCGTTTAGCCTTTCAGGTGACTGGCGAGCATCGCTACACTGGCATAGCAAACGCCTTTTACACCATCTACCTGAAG GAGGGTGGCATCTCTGGATTCTATCGTGGATTAACACCAACCATCATTGGCATGGCTCCCTATGCAG gattttcctttttcacatttGGGACACTGAAGAGTCTGGGGCTCCATCACTTCCCTGAGCTCTTGGGCAAACCATCCCTCGACAATCCTGATGTCCTGGTTCTGAAGACTCATGTCAACTTGCTTTGTGGAGGGATCGCTGGGGCTATCGCTCAAACTTTATC GTATCCTCTGGATGTTGCCCGGCGGAGAATGCAGTTAGGAGCAGTGCTTCCTGACTCTGATAGATGTCT TACCCTGACAAACACCCTTAAGCATGTGTACAGTCAGTATGGGATTACAAAAGGACTCTACCGTGGCCTTTCCCTCAACTATATCCGCTGTGTACCATCCCAAGCTGTTGCCTTCACTACATATGAGTTCATGAAGCAAGTCCTGCACTTAAACTAG
- the slc25a16 gene encoding graves disease carrier protein isoform X3 codes for MSAQKTWLYWSTDTDSMATEASVASAGQPQIQGPTQFDLYYWLRSFVAGGVAGCCAKTTIAPLDRVKILLQAHNPHYKHLGVFATLRAVPKKEGFLGLYKGNGAMMVRIFPYGAIQFMAFDNYKKFLSTKLGISGHIHRLMAGSLAGMTAVICTYPLDVIRARLAFQEGGISGFYRGLTPTIIGMAPYAGFSFFTFGTLKSLGLHHFPELLGKPSLDNPDVLVLKTHVNLLCGGIAGAIAQTLSYPLDVARRRMQLGAVLPDSDRCLTLTNTLKHVYSQYGITKGLYRGLSLNYIRCVPSQAVAFTTYEFMKQVLHLN; via the exons ATG aGTGCTCAGAAGACATGGCTGTACTGGAGTACTGATACTGACAGCATGGCGACAGAGGCTTCAGTGGCCTCAGCTGGTCAGCCTCAAATTCAAGGCCCTACTCAGTTCGACCTCTACTACTGGCTCCGCTCATTTGTAGCAGGAG gtgtagcAGGATGTTGTGCCAAGACCACCATTGCACCTCTGGATAGAGTGAAAATCTTACTTCAAGCTCATAATCCTCATTACAAACACTTGG gggttTTTGCTACTCTCAGGGCTGTGCCAAAAAAAGAGGGCTTCCTTGGTTTGTACAAAGGGAATGGGGCAATGATGGTGAGAATATTCCCATATGGAGCCATTCAGTTTATGGCCTTTGACAACTACAAGAAG TTCCTTAGTACAAAGCTTGGTATATCTGGGCACATTCACCGACTTATGGCTGGTTCTTTGGCAG GAATGACTGCAGTCATTTGCACTTATCCTCTCGATGTGATCCGAGCTCGTTTAGCCTTTCAG GAGGGTGGCATCTCTGGATTCTATCGTGGATTAACACCAACCATCATTGGCATGGCTCCCTATGCAG gattttcctttttcacatttGGGACACTGAAGAGTCTGGGGCTCCATCACTTCCCTGAGCTCTTGGGCAAACCATCCCTCGACAATCCTGATGTCCTGGTTCTGAAGACTCATGTCAACTTGCTTTGTGGAGGGATCGCTGGGGCTATCGCTCAAACTTTATC GTATCCTCTGGATGTTGCCCGGCGGAGAATGCAGTTAGGAGCAGTGCTTCCTGACTCTGATAGATGTCT TACCCTGACAAACACCCTTAAGCATGTGTACAGTCAGTATGGGATTACAAAAGGACTCTACCGTGGCCTTTCCCTCAACTATATCCGCTGTGTACCATCCCAAGCTGTTGCCTTCACTACATATGAGTTCATGAAGCAAGTCCTGCACTTAAACTAG
- the slc25a16 gene encoding graves disease carrier protein isoform X1 — protein sequence MSAQKTWLYWSTDTDSMATEASVASAGQPQIQGPTQFDLYYWLRSFVAGGVAGCCAKTTIAPLDRVKILLQAHNPHYKHLGVFATLRAVPKKEGFLGLYKGNGAMMVRIFPYGAIQFMAFDNYKKFLSTKLGISGHIHRLMAGSLAGMTAVICTYPLDVIRARLAFQVTGEHRYTGIANAFYTIYLKEGGISGFYRGLTPTIIGMAPYAGFSFFTFGTLKSLGLHHFPELLGKPSLDNPDVLVLKTHVNLLCGGIAGAIAQTLSYPLDVARRRMQLGAVLPDSDRCLTLTNTLKHVYSQYGITKGLYRGLSLNYIRCVPSQAVAFTTYEFMKQVLHLN from the exons ATG aGTGCTCAGAAGACATGGCTGTACTGGAGTACTGATACTGACAGCATGGCGACAGAGGCTTCAGTGGCCTCAGCTGGTCAGCCTCAAATTCAAGGCCCTACTCAGTTCGACCTCTACTACTGGCTCCGCTCATTTGTAGCAGGAG gtgtagcAGGATGTTGTGCCAAGACCACCATTGCACCTCTGGATAGAGTGAAAATCTTACTTCAAGCTCATAATCCTCATTACAAACACTTGG gggttTTTGCTACTCTCAGGGCTGTGCCAAAAAAAGAGGGCTTCCTTGGTTTGTACAAAGGGAATGGGGCAATGATGGTGAGAATATTCCCATATGGAGCCATTCAGTTTATGGCCTTTGACAACTACAAGAAG TTCCTTAGTACAAAGCTTGGTATATCTGGGCACATTCACCGACTTATGGCTGGTTCTTTGGCAG GAATGACTGCAGTCATTTGCACTTATCCTCTCGATGTGATCCGAGCTCGTTTAGCCTTTCAGGTGACTGGCGAGCATCGCTACACTGGCATAGCAAACGCCTTTTACACCATCTACCTGAAG GAGGGTGGCATCTCTGGATTCTATCGTGGATTAACACCAACCATCATTGGCATGGCTCCCTATGCAG gattttcctttttcacatttGGGACACTGAAGAGTCTGGGGCTCCATCACTTCCCTGAGCTCTTGGGCAAACCATCCCTCGACAATCCTGATGTCCTGGTTCTGAAGACTCATGTCAACTTGCTTTGTGGAGGGATCGCTGGGGCTATCGCTCAAACTTTATC GTATCCTCTGGATGTTGCCCGGCGGAGAATGCAGTTAGGAGCAGTGCTTCCTGACTCTGATAGATGTCT TACCCTGACAAACACCCTTAAGCATGTGTACAGTCAGTATGGGATTACAAAAGGACTCTACCGTGGCCTTTCCCTCAACTATATCCGCTGTGTACCATCCCAAGCTGTTGCCTTCACTACATATGAGTTCATGAAGCAAGTCCTGCACTTAAACTAG